The DNA region CGGGATAACCTGAAGGTTTGACAAGTTGACTCAAGCAGCCTCAGGTTTTGTTTCGACTTATAATTGTTATATTGTTTTGCCTTTTGTATGTTTGACTTTtgctttcaatttaatcattcaatttccttttgtattttttatttttttttcaatttaatccttcaacatttgttttgttgaaaattaggttttaaggtttttttaaatttattgtttttgatcaaatgactTAAGTCACAAGCTTAATGGGTTAGCAAGAgctaacatggtttttttttttttttttttttatcactcaacattgatttttctctttttttttaaaacgtgtATTTATCGATTGAACaacatttgttttcttcaatttttttatccatcccACAACAAAAGCATGAGTTAcataactagtaaaaaaaaaggatggatAAGAGATGATGCATCTAAGTTGAAGAAAATTACTCCAATCTCTTCTTGTTATCAAATAAAGTGAACACATTATTCACCTCGAAGCATTGAAAATTATGAGGTCTCCTTTCTAGTTATCAAATTAgagtagaatatatatatatatatatatatatatatatatatatatatatatatatatatataaaggatcaTGTCTTTGACTTGCCTCTTTATTCATATtagaaatttgttttgttttcctaaACTCAGTATATCGGCTAAAAACCTGTGACCAGATAGATTTATAAATCATTCTCAGATATAACAATGCCAtatattgattttcttttttatataggtgtttcttgttttattcttttatattggTTTTTCTTGTTCTATTATATTCTagtatataaacaaaaaaaaaacactgcttCAATTCAAAGTGTTTTATGTTATAAAGTGAaccatctctctctctgtaaCAATTACAATTAGTTGTGTACTAGATGTGTTGCTCGCAATTTGCTGCGGgtcaaacaaaatttttttatgtttgaaaggtgataagctaaaaaaaattcaagtttcaaGTTATTAGTTCAagtgataatttaaataatacaaaaaaaaaaagcaacaagaaTAAATAACTTGACAAaacaagcaatgaaaaaaagatatataaaaaaaaaaaactacatttgagtttattataattatcaaacaactcaatgctaacctaattaaaaaaaaaccataaaacaaaaatcagcttaaaaaaaaaaaggaaaaaccaagcaaacccAGATGAACATCCTAAACATGATCTAATCTAAAAAACCTACAACTTATTAAATCATAGATCAGAGTTCAATTAATAAGCTTAAATGTtgtccaatttaattttaaaggatgaaatcattgaaaaaatattgataaaaaacttgcaaaagaaaaaaaaaacaacaaaaagattaACACACataaagggtgaaattaaaaacacactaattttatagattattcaagttaagaaaaattagaataaaaagaaaaagagaccaAATATGAAGAACCAACAAACTAAAGGGCTGTTCTTGAATTTTGAAAGGGTTGACATGAAAATCTAGGTGGGGAAAGAGagaataagaggaaaaaaatggtCGCCAATACCTTACCACCGTGAATGGTGGTGGTACACACGTTGCCTCATCGGGTTAGAGACGTTGAGATCTTCTAAAAGTTACACTATATTGCAGGTTAGCCCATCACACGTTGCCAAAACGACACAGGAGCTATCCACACATTGGTGCATGCAGAGCATGCGtcgacatgttttttttttagcacccttgaaatttacattaaaagtaaaataaaataacaaaaaaatcattgaataaaatttatattaaaaacaaaataaaaatattattttaatatatttttaaataaaaaatattttaaaaaacatctactATCATAATTTACTTTACAAGGACATTTTCTTTGGAAAATTTTATTCATTACATCTTTTAAGCTCTGAATCCTAACTAATATCAAGAGTGAGATGGTGTCCGTTAGGGAGCTAGTTATCCCTTAATTAATTAGGACATACATACAATTCTGAAGTTGTCGTAACTCCTTACAGACACTTTAATAAGTAGAAGTTTCAACGGGGATCTGTAAGATTTTTCTGTTATGttaacatctctctctctctctctctctccctctgaGGCCATAGGCGCACACATTTTATTATTcaccttcctctctctctctctcttctctcttctcttactAGGTTATGTCCAACAATAAAATCCAACACCCATAACATtaccctccctccctccctctttcACCCCTCCACagcaaattcaaattcaaatctaTCAATCAATGAATTAGGGTTTCTCCTCCACACCATTGCAGCTGCTTCATTCGAAATCCCCTCTCCATGTGAACCCTTCATTGCGCAAACAAGGAAATGACCCCAGTTTCCTTGCCGCTGGATCGAAATCCTCCCCTCAATCCTCCCGTCTCTTCCAATCCTCCTCTTCTTAGGTTTAATTTCTGATTAACAAACTCTTATATTTCTATTCACAGATTCATAACGAGTGGTTAATTTTGACTCTTTACGAGAGAGCTAGCTAGAATTTACTTAAAATTGATTATATTTTGGTtctgattttttcttatatgtttCAGTGGTAGAAACGCCTTGTGTTTGTTAGTGCAGAGAGAGATTTGTCCTCGAACTAAACACACGCCAAAAAGGCGGTGGGGAGAAGCTTCGCAATGGAATTATAATTCTTCATCGGTGCCGAAAACTGAACCAGCTAGAGATGCAAAACGCGGTCTTATTTCATGGTAATTGCGCTGCTTTTAAGCTCTCTTCGTGGGCTGCTTGCATCGTGTTCTGAGTTTGTTTGCTCATGTTTTAGGGCTGAGGCTGAGTCGTTGCGGCATCTATCGGCGCAGTATTGCCCACTGGTGCCTCCTCCGAGGTCGACTATAGCAGCAGCATTTAGTCCTGATGGAAAAACACTCGCTTCTACGCAGCAAGTCTTCCTACTCTGGTCTTTTCCTGGTCATGCCTGCACCAACTGGAAGTTGTActcacttctctctctctctctctctctctttttatgcaGTGGTGATCACACAGTGAAGATAATCAATTGCCAAACTGGAATCTGCTTAAAGGTGTTGATGGGTCATCGGAGGACGCCTTGGGTGGTAGGTTGGAATTTGGTTTTTTGCAAGGATcgctaattttctttatattttttaattctggCCAGCTACGTATAAATGGAGAATGGATAAATTTGACGCAATTATTTggcataaattcaaaatttaaattctaacactttctttttttaatcctgCTCCACTGAGATGTCTTCCTAAAAAGTAATGGGAATAGAATATATTCAGTGAACATGCTGATTTTTTCGGTTAGGGCATTATAACTTCTTTCTGCGGTATACTCATTTAGTACTATAGCAGTCTACCTGTCTACAatttttcaattacaaaaaCTGCATTTTCTCAAGGGCGACTGCTTCCCTTTCCTTTCTGTTTTACAACCATTTCCCATTATCTTTCATGTACAATCACAGTTTTGTTGTTGATCTcccttctctttccttttctccccATTTAAAGCTATTAACCCTGCTTTTCAGCTCAAATCAAGTGCCTTTTCTTGAAAATGAACAACCTTTAAGTTATCTTTTCCATATTAAAGACCCTAATTTTATAGGTCAGGTTCCACCCACTGCATCCGGAAATTCTTGCAAGTGGAAGCTTGGATCATGAAGTTCGCTTATGGGATGCAAACACATCAGAGTGTATAGGATCCCGTGATTTCTGTAAGTTCAGTTCTAcacattgattatttttatgcagttttctttttctgtagTTGTTGAGCGTGTATGACCTGGTGAATTTGTTTCCCCTCACAGATCGTCCTATTGCTTCCATTGCTTTCCATGCAGAAGGAGAATTGCTTGCTGTTGCATCAGGTCACAAGGTATTGAATATTACTTTAATATCGCTCAACTTACACaaacttttttcttctcattacTTGAAAGGCATGTGTTGCATTGAATATATAGTTTAACATAGCATTGGCATTTAATCTCATGTGTCAGTTGTACATATGGCACTACAATAAGAGAGGGGAGGCGTCTTCACCAACTATTGTATTGAAGACTAGGCGCTCTCTTCGAGCAGTGCATTTTCACCCGCATGGTGCTCCATTTCTCTTGACTGCTGAGGTGAATAACCCAAAGGTCATTTATTTGATTACTTACTCATTCTATCGTGTAGATTACATTTTTGGACTGATATGCAGGTCAATGATCTTGACTCTTCAGATTCTTCTATGACACGGGCAACATCTCCAGGTTACCTGAGATATCCTCCTCCTGCTGTTTTTGTCACAAATGGTCAGTCTGGTGATTGTGTTAGCTTGGCTTCTGAACTACCACTTGTGTCCTTGCCTTTCTTGTTCGTGCCTTCATTTTCTTTAGATGATAGTAGAATAGATGCTAATAGACTTGTCACTTCAAGTACAATGCAAGTGGAGTCCTCTACTTCAATGCAGCTTCAAATGGATACAAATGCAACAGACAGATATGTTCCCTTAGTGTCTCCCATGGAGACATTTCCTGCAGTCCCTTCTAGTTCACATACCAGTGCAGAAGGTATAGTAAATAATTCTTTCCCTTCTGGAATGGGAGGCGGAGTTTCTAACACCAGAGAAGACGCGATGGAGACTGATGAAATGCCGCCTGTAGGGGGGAACCCTCAAGGAAAATCAGCTCATCTAGAGATGCTTGATGTTGGTAATAGTGCAATGGATGGAGTACCTGCAAATACTTCAATTAGGCAGCAGTCCACTGATTTTGGGCAACTTCAGCAGATTCTACCCTCTAGACACTCCACGTGGTGGGAGTTACCCTTTTTGCAGGGATGGTTAATGGGTCAGAGCCAAGCTGGTGGACCCTCGACAGTTCCTCTTAGTAGTGGTAGTCGTGAGCGTACAGCCCAATATATTGGTCCTTCCTCACTGACATCTTATCTATCTACTCAGAATGTGGAAGCTGCAGTGGCTTCTTTGGCAATGCCCGGCAGCACCAGCATATCCGGGGTCTCTGGGAGATCTGGCTCTCGGCATCGCATTTCACGCTCCCGGTTCTTTGTGCCTGAATTCGGGGAAAGTATGGCTCCCATTAATATGCAACATGAAGGTAGTGATAATCAGCCCATATTTAATAGAATCCAGTCTGAGATTGCCACGTCATTGGAAGCTGCAGCTGCTGCAGAGTTACCATGCACTGTAAAGCTTAGAGTGTGGTCTCATGACATAAAACATCCTTGCGCTCCACTTAATGCTGACAAATGTCGCTTAACCATACCTCATGCTGTCCTTTGTAGGTATGCTGAAGGCTgtaatttttccttttcctatGAAATTTGGTGTTTACTTAATTAATCAGCATgatagaatttaaattattttgaccaAAAAGAAAgtattaatttgttgattttttagtatattcTTTGCTTGCTCCAGCAAGGATGAGGCGTTTTTATTGCTGCTTTATGTTCAGTGAACTCTATATTATAACCACAtcacttaaattttttcttaagtCATAGTGGACAGCTTGGTCATCTTTTGGATTtgcattttattaatatattttggcTGACCTTTCAATGTTCACTTTGTGTCTCTCTGTCTGCTATTGTTTTTTCAGTGAAATGGGCGCTCATTTTTCACCATGCGGAAGATATTTAGCTGCCTGTGTTGCTTGTATGCTGCCCCATATGGAAGCTGATCCCGGTTTACAAACGCTAGTCCATCAAGATGCTGGGGCTGCTACTTCCCCTACTAGACACCCAATATCAGCACACCAAGTAGTGTACGAGCTTCGCATATATTCCCTGGAGGAGGCAACGTAAAATTCTATCCAACTTTTACAATGCACTTTATTCTTTCTTGTTCTTTAATCCAGATGAATGATTGTCTTATCTATCAAAGTGGCTTTTCTGTTTATACAGCTTTGGTTCAGTGCTTGTGTCACGTGCAATTAGAGCTGCTCATTGTTTGACTTCAATCCAGGTCAGTGATCTTTCATAGAATAAAGGAACATGTATGATGTATCTGTTTTCATATTTACCGGTCTTCTTCAATTACAAGCAGGCCTTTGTCTTTGCATTGAGATGCAAAATCTTTTGGCCTATTGATGGGTTATCATATAGTTAGCATAATAAGGTCAAAACTTACCTGTACTCTGCTGATTGACTGCTTGTTAGTTCTCCCTCCATTTTTCATGTGAATTCTCAACATTCAATTGCATTTAGCTTGTAAAGGATATGCTGATGCTCTCCTTTGTGGTATTAAGCACATTTGGCTAAACTGGCAACAAAAGGAGGacttttgaattgtaattcattGTGTGCTCTTCCTTATGGTGTTAAGTGCATTTGGCTAAACTGGTAACAAAAGGGCTTTTGAACTGTAATTCATGGTCTATTATTTATGGCAACATCTTTTTGTCATTGTTGTCATTAGTTTCTTTGGGGTCTGGAATCCCTGAGAGGACTCATTTAATGTTCTAGGCTTCTGAGATCCTCAattgctcttttattttttccctgaTAAAGGAAGAAAGAGAACCCTTCGGACATGATGCTCTGAGATATAGATGTTGCGATtcagatataatatttttaagatactTAAGTTGCAAATACTAGAATATCTGGTCCtggtatacttttttttttcttttaaataccaGTTTGAATATGTTTATCTTATTTGTTTGGATTTATAATTATGTTGGTGTAGATGGTGAAGGTCATAGATGTTTGCTTGCTTACTAACATTTCCTTGTTGGTTGATATTACTGTGCTTTGTATTTCATGCCATGTGCAGTTCTCACCAATGTCGGAGCACATATTACTGGCTTATGGTCGACGTCATGGCTCCCTTCTAAAAAGCATTGTCATTGATGGGGAAACAACAACACCTATTTATACAGTTCTGGAGGTATAaagttcattttctttcccTGCCTTTTGTCCTTATTCTTGATTCCCTTTTACTTGAGAATTTTCTGTTGGGTGATTGTTATTTTGTGATAAGGTGTCCATTTCTTTATGGATTTATGCTTCATTCATGTAAAAGCAATCCATCTCTCTGCTTTATTTGCTAATGTTGTCATGCTTTCACAATTGTTGCACTGGCAAGAGTGGAATTAATTGAGGTGGCTTTCCTATAAAGCAGAAAATTGTTGCTCTAGCAAACATAGTTTGTGATGTGCTGCTCTCTGCTTTATTTGCTAACGTTGTCATGCTTTCACAATTGTTGCACTGGCAAGAGTGGAATTAATTGAGGTGGCTTTCCTATGAAGCAGAAAATTGTTGCTCTAGCAAACATAGTTTGTGATGTGCTGACAGTGAGTTGAGTGAGATAGTTTTTCTATATGATTGATGAAGGAATGAATTTTGAATAGAAAGGTCTGCAGGTGATTGTGCTAATACTAGACGGAAACTTGGAGTTTGTACTACTGGAAAAAGGTTTCTTTGAGCATAAATGTGCAAAGATGTTATGGCCAATGGGTTATATACTTCCCAATTAATACCCAGAGTCATGGTTGCAATTGTCACTATTATTGAAATGATGGTTTTTATTCtggaaaagaaatattatttggaaaaaacataaatagtgAACTTATTATGTTTAGCAGCAAGGGTTTATATCCTACCTGTATTTCATACTGTAACTGTCTCTGGAATTTGGCATGTCAGTCTTGCAACTCTAGTCCTCTGTTTCTGTCAATTAGGTTTACAGAGTTTCGGATATGGAACTTGTGAGAGTGCTTCCTAGCGCGGAGGATGAGGTCAATGTTGCTTGTTTTCATCCCTTTGCCGGAGGAGGTCTTGTCTATGGAACCAAGGTGTGCACCTTTCTTTGATCATGTTCATCTTATTAATCTATACTTTTGAACTGCATAACAGTTTTCGGTAAACTACAGGAAGGGAAACTTAGAGTCCTCAAGTATGATGGTGTCCATGGTGTTAATTGTACCAGACCAAATCACTTTCCTGAAGAGAACTTGACTGAGGTAGAATAAAATGAAaggttgctttattttcttttattttcatttttctattttgtccTTCTATTGATTAGAAGATGCCAGGGTTCAGTTCCCTTTATGCATGCTTCCATTTATAAATCTTACCTGGATCACAGAAACGAGCACTAGTGCAGTTGCACATCGAATAAAAAGAAAGCACTTTTATTTCATGTCAAAtgtaaaaagggaaaaaaggatGTAAAAGAAATCTGTTAATCATGGAAATTACTAGGGGTTATCAATCTTCTGGAGCATTTTGCCTAATTTTTTTCCCCGTGCACTCATTTTCAGCACCTCTGGTCTATTAAGTATCAAATGACTAATTTGAAGTTTTTACCATTAGACATCATTTTAATGCAAATTGGGATTGGGTTTAGGTAGCTGCTTGAGCTTTTCCCAAAAGATCTGGGTGGTTCATGTTGTCTTGCTCGGACATTATTGTTTACCTCATGGAAATAGGAACAAGGGTTGCCATGCAGTGGAAAATGTGCTAGGTCAACTAGTTCTATttggatgatatttttattgccTATTGAGCTAGCCTTGGTTTCTCAAGTGTTTTTCTGTAGAATAAATGATACAATTGACTTCACTCAATGCAAAGTTGGTGGTTTGTCTGGTGCCTTAGAATGTTCATGTCCATTGGCCTTTCCCCTCAgtacttatttttgttttattttttgcttatgGATTGCAGGTCC from Populus alba chromosome 14, ASM523922v2, whole genome shotgun sequence includes:
- the LOC118039653 gene encoding uncharacterized protein — protein: MTPVSLPLDRNPPLNPPVSSNPPLLSGRNALCLLVQREICPRTKHTPKRRWGEASQWNYNSSSVPKTEPARDAKRGLISWAEAESLRHLSAQYCPLVPPPRSTIAAAFSPDGKTLASTHGDHTVKIINCQTGICLKVLMGHRRTPWVVRFHPLHPEILASGSLDHEVRLWDANTSECIGSRDFYRPIASIAFHAEGELLAVASGHKLYIWHYNKRGEASSPTIVLKTRRSLRAVHFHPHGAPFLLTAEVNDLDSSDSSMTRATSPGYLRYPPPAVFVTNGQSGDCVSLASELPLVSLPFLFVPSFSLDDSRIDANRLVTSSTMQVESSTSMQLQMDTNATDRYVPLVSPMETFPAVPSSSHTSAEGIVNNSFPSGMGGGVSNTREDAMETDEMPPVGGNPQGKSAHLEMLDVGNSAMDGVPANTSIRQQSTDFGQLQQILPSRHSTWWELPFLQGWLMGQSQAGGPSTVPLSSGSRERTAQYIGPSSLTSYLSTQNVEAAVASLAMPGSTSISGVSGRSGSRHRISRSRFFVPEFGESMAPINMQHEGSDNQPIFNRIQSEIATSLEAAAAAELPCTVKLRVWSHDIKHPCAPLNADKCRLTIPHAVLCSEMGAHFSPCGRYLAACVACMLPHMEADPGLQTLVHQDAGAATSPTRHPISAHQVVYELRIYSLEEATFGSVLVSRAIRAAHCLTSIQFSPMSEHILLAYGRRHGSLLKSIVIDGETTTPIYTVLEVYRVSDMELVRVLPSAEDEVNVACFHPFAGGGLVYGTKEGKLRVLKYDGVHGVNCTRPNHFPEENLTEVQTYALEG